In Porites lutea chromosome 7, jaPorLute2.1, whole genome shotgun sequence, a single window of DNA contains:
- the LOC140942581 gene encoding histamine H2 receptor-like, with product MAALENNSSIQNLSSRDLSTNSSHGDPCKNSALFSTSAVSIAIVSCYALLIPLTVMGNGSVIAAFVSNTRLRTTTNIFIVGLAASDILVGTFALPFWTFIVSHENIMAGYCFSTYTVYISFDVFAGCASILQLTAIAIERFFSMKWPLIHRKMPQWVYSMILALAWLCATVMAVLQPLQVRTELWRQAYTVALFAFCFFFPFVIIVSCYCYIFKVTRFQARRRLSSCSDSQRCGTTPGVAIKELNVAITVAVITGLFLAAWLPFFSVTVIATFCMTCLPSGAALLHLVKFFKFLQYSSSAINPYIYAYRNREMRATLAKIAGKIFPCDLARSWTRNLSSKRHAKHPLKQSATENVQANGLNRCNSCSENNNSFKRAKNVLDEKIKVRQKKRNKKKTVVIYV from the coding sequence ATGGCCGCACTTGAAAACAACTCGAGCATTCAGAACCTTTCTTCTCGAGATCTGTCGACGAATTCCAGCCATGGCGATCCGTGCAAGAACTCTGCACTTTTCTCAACATCTGCGGTTTCCATCGCCATTGTTTCATGTTATGCACTGCTTATACCTTTAACCGTGATGGGAAATGGGTCTGTAATTGCTGCGTTTGTCTCCAACACCAGGTTAAGGACCACAAcgaatatttttattgttggCCTGGCTGCCAGTGACATACTAGTGGGAACGTTTGCATTACCCTTCTGGACGTTTATCGTATCACATGAAAATATCATGGCCGGCTACTGTTTTTCAACGTACACAGTCTATATAAGCTTTGATGTCTTTGCTGGTTGTGCCTCGATTTTGCAACTGACGGCCATCGCAATTGAGCGTTTCTTTTCCATGAAATGGCCTTTAATTCATCGCAAAATGCCTCAGTGGGTCTACAGCATGATATTAGCATTGGCGTGGCTTTGCGCCACAGTTATGGCTGTTCTGCAGCCCTTGCAAGTAAGAACAGAGCTCTGGAGACAAGCTTACACAGTGGCAttatttgctttttgctttttcttcccGTTTGTGATAATTGTGTCGTGCTACTGTTATATTTTCAAAGTTACACGGTTTCAAGCACGAAGAAGACTGTCGAGTTGCTCGGATTCTCAGCGTTGCGGGACCACACCGGGTGTAGCCATTAAAGAGCTGAACGTCGCCATTACAGTAGCGGTCATCACTGGTCTATTTTTAGCTGCATGGTTGCCCTTCTTTTCTGTGACCGTGATTGCAACCTTCTGCATGACATGTCTGCCGTCTGGTGCTGCTCTGTTGCACCTTgtgaaatttttcaaatttctacaGTACTCAAGTAGCGCTATCAACCCTTATATATACGCTTACAGAAATCGGGAGATGCGGGCGACTCTCGCAAAAATTGCGGGCAAAATATTTCCATGTGATCTCGCGAGATCGTGGACAAGAAACTTGTCATCCAAACGCCATGCCAAACATCCTCTGAAGCAGTCCGCCACGGAGAACGTGCAAGCTAATGGTCTGAACAGATGTAATTCTTGTTCTGAGAACAATAACTCTTTTAAAAGGGCTAAAAACGTTCttgatgaaaaaattaaagtgagacagaagaaaaggaacaaaaagaaaacagttgttATATATGTATAA